The Gadus macrocephalus chromosome 21, ASM3116895v1 genome has a segment encoding these proteins:
- the sprtn gene encoding DNA-dependent metalloprotease SPRTN encodes MDEDFMVALQLQEQFDNEYESSLLSPTNFEENSVEQSSKKRKIESGGNGIPWTNRVERPMSIVDESWEILDPSPDVRAMFLEFNAMFFEGKLSGVEVKWSPRMTLCAGVCSYEGRGGLCSIRLSEPLLKLRPRRDLVQTLLHEMIHALLFVTQNNRDRDGHGPEFCKHMERINTATGTKITVYHSFTDEVDLYRQHWWKCDGPCQHRKPYFGFVKRAMNRAPSANDPWWGDHQRTCGGTYNKVKEPEGYGKKKGKAESGKAQSGKDKMAEGKKPVGNAKPSSTTTASSGSQDIRDMIPFSGKGVLLGGSQPSSSPKSPEPVWKRPFPSPVSSPKRPPFSPPPRNKLGSPTDAFLDSLGKNSSGTLPLNKPPTKHSVGNTKYFVSINGSPVRVPKPNRGNVGPGSAKQHTPGGHILNAKQKSVKELFDSFSITESPKPLTDSNGKTPSSSRQQVNPPSTLSKYPSGAPTMSKPSPTKPSQSKYFGSQGAAGAASVSAVPSRKRSWDERAGTPNLLDFFSKKAGGSGLPHGQARVTGSGASAASGSSGEHQKTATATVTSSTGTTSSSHLPSSSAASSSSTALPNTSSSSSVPLPLMVSCPVCQVKVQESKINEHLDSCLC; translated from the exons ATGGACGAAGACTTTATGGTTGCTCTGCAGCTGCAGGAACAGTTCGACAACGAATATGAATCCTCCTTATTATCACCAACGAACTTTGAAGAGAATAGCGTTGAGCAAAgtagtaaaaaaagaaaaatagaatCGGGGGGTAATGGTATTCCCTGGACAAACCGAGTGGAAAGGCCGATGTCCATCGTGGATGAGTCCTGGGAGATCTTGGACCCCAGCCCTGATGTTCGAGCTATGTTTTTGGAGTTCAATGCCATGTTCTTCGAGGGCAAACTCAGTGGAGTCGAGGTCAAATGGAGCCCAAGAATGACACT ttgtgcaggtgtgtgttctTACGAGGGCCGCGGTGGACTGTGTTCAATTAGACTCAGTGAGCCGCTATTGAAGCTCAGACCCAGGCGGGACCTGGTGCAG ACTCTCCTCCATGAGATGATCCATGCGCTGCTGTTTGTGACCCAgaacaacagagacagagatggacatGGGCCTGAGTTCTGCAAGCACATGGAAAGGATCAACACAGCCACTGGGACCAAAATAACT GTCTACCACAGCTTCACCGACGAGGTCGACCTGTATCGGCAACACTGGTGGAAATGCGATGGCCCCTGCCAGCATCGAAAGCCTTACTTTGGATTCGTGAAGAGGGCCATGAACCGGGCCCCGTCGGCCAACGACCCCTGGTGGGGAGATCACCAGAGGACCTGTGGTGGGACTTACAACAAGGTGAAGGAGCCCGAAGGCTACGGGAAGAAGAAAGGCAAGGCAGAGTCTGGAAAGGCACAGTCTGGCAAGGATAAGATGGCAGAGGGGAAAAAGCCAGTGGGGAACGCAAAACCATCTAGCACAACCACAGCCA GTTCCGGGTCGCAGGACATCAGAGACATGATCCCATTTAGTGGGAAGGGCGTTCTTCTCGGGGGGTCACAGCCCTCCTCTTCTCCAAAATCACCAGAGCCTGTTTGGAAAAGACCTTTCCCTAGCCCTGTTTCCTCTCCCAAACGACCCCCATTCTCACCTCCACCCCGAAACAAACTTGGCTCTCCCACGGATGCCTTTCTGGATTCTCTGGGCAAGAACAGTTCTGGCACCTTGCCCCTAAATAAGCCGCCCACAAAGCACTCTGTGGGCAACACCAAGTACTTTGTCAGCATCAATGGCTCGCCGGTTAGAGTACCCAAACCTAACCGTGGCAACGTTGGACCAGGGTCCGCCAAGCAACACACCCCCGGAGGACACATTCTAAATGCTAAGCAGAAGTCTGTGAAAGAGCTTTTTGATAGTTTCAGCATAACTGAGAGCCCGAAGCCCTTAACAGACAGCAATGGAAAAACTCCCTCATCATCCAGACAACAGGTCAATCCTCCATCTACCCTCTCAAAGTATCCATCCGGTGCTCCCACAATGTCAAAACCGAGCCCTACCAAACCGAGCCAGTCCAAGTATTTTGGCAGTCAGGGTGCGGCTGGAGCTGCCTCCGTTTCTGCAGTCCCCTCCAGGAAGAGGTCGTGGGACGAGCGCGCTGGCACTCCTAATCTCTTAGACTTCTTCAGCAAAAAGGCTGGAGGCTCGGGGTTACCCCATGGCCAGGCGAGGGTAACGGGAAGCGGGGCCTCCGCTGCGTCCGGTTCCTCTGGAGAGCACCAAAAAACTGCCACTGCCACAGTAACCAGCAGCACCGGCACCACTTCCTCGTCACACTTACCGTCGTCTTCTGCTGCGTCGTCCTCGTCCACTGCACTGCCTAACAccagctcttcctcctctgtccctctACCGCTGATGGTCAGCTGCCCTGTGTGCCAAGTAAAGGTACAGGAGTCCAAGATCAATGAGCATCTCGACTCCTGTCTTTGTTAA